The following proteins come from a genomic window of Chryseobacterium glaciei:
- a CDS encoding APC family permease: MNQLFRRKNYSETDTSTNLLRVLGVWDIVFFGIAAIIGAGSFSSLGEAVFRGGPGVILLYLICGFACGFTALCYAEFASRIPTAGSAYTYAYASFGELIAWIIGWALIMEYSFGNIYVAFSWSDYFTSFLERLGMHIPDYLTCSYTEAKKAFMNGSENKELLNAWKSAPLLGSLKFIVDVPALVINGLITWLCYVGVKESKNFNNSLVILKLAVIVLVILVGFAYINTENWTPVNPETHVASFMPNGFAGVMSAVSGVFFAYIGFDALSVLSEETKDPQKTLPKGMIISLVLCTVIYIALTLVLTGMVDYRKFDGIGDPLSFIFEKSNANVAWMELTVSFVAIVAITTVLLVFQMGQPRIWYAMSRDGLMPEKFKTVHPKYKTPSFATVVTGIAVGVPILFTDKTFILDFTSIGTIFAFVLVCAGVLMLPAKEKIKGRFHLPYINGKIIFPVIFIGGLIGFYLWQPEFFNSLKDWNDPKEGEFRASIVVYIIFNLVLCVVTFIKNFSLIPLIGLSSCLYLLTGMSHENWFWFGLWFALGLVIYFCYGYRHSKLRKA; this comes from the coding sequence ATGAATCAACTTTTTAGAAGGAAAAACTATTCAGAGACAGATACTTCCACGAATCTTTTGAGAGTTTTGGGTGTTTGGGATATCGTTTTTTTTGGTATTGCGGCAATTATCGGAGCGGGAAGCTTCAGCAGTTTGGGAGAAGCTGTATTCAGAGGAGGTCCCGGTGTTATTTTGTTATATTTGATTTGCGGTTTTGCCTGTGGATTTACAGCTCTTTGCTACGCAGAATTTGCGAGTAGAATTCCGACTGCGGGTTCAGCTTATACTTATGCTTACGCCAGTTTTGGTGAATTAATCGCCTGGATCATCGGCTGGGCGCTGATTATGGAATATTCTTTCGGAAATATCTATGTCGCCTTTTCATGGTCAGATTACTTTACCAGCTTTCTCGAGCGACTCGGAATGCATATTCCTGATTATTTAACCTGTAGTTATACTGAAGCCAAAAAAGCTTTCATGAACGGCTCTGAAAATAAAGAACTACTTAATGCTTGGAAATCAGCTCCTTTATTGGGAAGTTTAAAATTCATCGTTGATGTTCCGGCTTTGGTTATCAACGGGTTAATCACTTGGTTATGTTACGTTGGAGTAAAAGAAAGTAAGAACTTTAACAACTCTTTGGTTATCCTAAAATTAGCCGTAATCGTTTTGGTTATCTTGGTTGGATTTGCTTATATTAATACTGAAAACTGGACGCCCGTTAACCCAGAAACTCATGTTGCATCATTCATGCCGAATGGTTTTGCAGGAGTTATGAGTGCTGTTTCCGGAGTTTTCTTTGCTTATATTGGTTTTGATGCGTTAAGCGTACTTTCCGAGGAAACGAAAGATCCTCAGAAAACCTTACCAAAAGGAATGATCATTTCACTTGTATTGTGTACGGTAATTTATATTGCATTAACCTTAGTGTTAACCGGAATGGTTGATTACAGAAAATTCGACGGTATCGGAGATCCACTTTCATTTATATTTGAAAAATCGAATGCTAATGTTGCCTGGATGGAACTTACCGTTTCTTTTGTTGCAATTGTTGCGATTACGACTGTATTATTGGTTTTCCAAATGGGGCAGCCGAGAATTTGGTACGCGATGAGCCGTGACGGATTGATGCCTGAAAAATTCAAAACAGTGCATCCAAAATATAAGACACCATCGTTTGCTACCGTTGTCACAGGTATTGCGGTGGGTGTTCCTATCCTATTTACAGATAAAACTTTTATCCTTGATTTTACAAGTATCGGGACGATTTTCGCGTTTGTTTTAGTTTGTGCAGGAGTTTTAATGCTTCCTGCTAAAGAAAAGATCAAAGGTAGATTTCACCTTCCATATATTAATGGTAAGATTATTTTTCCTGTTATTTTTATTGGAGGATTAATTGGTTTTTACTTATGGCAACCGGAATTTTTCAATAGTTTAAAAGATTGGAACGATCCTAAAGAAGGTGAGTTTAGAGCTTCTATTGTTGTTTATATTATTTTCAATTTAGTTCTGTGTGTTGTAACCTTCATTAAGAATTTCTCTTTAATTCCTTTAATAGGTTTAAGCTCTTGTCTATATCTTTTAACAGGTATGAGCCACGAAAACTGGTTCTGGTTCGGATTGTGGTTCGCATTAGGTTTGGTTATCTATTTCTGTTACGGTTACAGACACAGTAAACTTAGGAAAGCTTAG
- a CDS encoding tetratricopeptide repeat protein, whose translation MKSKKILLAAAVFYFGISEGQQSQYFTQQDNYRFSLAENLYQTKIYNASQYEYARQYFYNQNLSRSKKEAAQFFDNVIGVILQKNHAEEGLTAFMKEYPNSAYFAQANLPLADYYLAKKDFPKALETLKKVNQYQLSKEENTQYILKLGYAKFMMGDSKGATDALEEAYKTADDSQKGDIAYMLGHLYYSNRQNDKAFQYFDSVKDQPKYSKLVRPYYVQMYYNDKDYDKAISEGNLLLNEDISAAYKAEVHKIIGESYFMKNDYTSAYPHLKDYLSVQQNPSENDLYEMGFVAAQLKKYDEAVSYYNQLLNSNSALAQNAYYQLGNAYLAVDKKQEALSAFRSSYQMNYDPKVKKLAHEQYAKLSYDIGNPFESPSAVIQSYINENQNAANASEMRSLLVKSYLYSGNFKETLNAIDKLQSSSPDIDKVDQEVSYLLGTEEFNKGNYDEAEKYFLRSLGFNINKEFNNRALYWLGQVYYQKGNYPSAIVRYEKLLTETFPEKQQLPYDLGYAYFKSKKFDQAATYFKQYLTNPKPEFKNDAELRLADIYYANNDLNEAIAIYDKNEDATDYTLFQKAMALGFKGDTQAKITNLKNLLSKYPGSEYYDDAQYEMGTAYAAQDDFANSNDFFGKVIKTSSDKDLIANASIYRAQNYIDQNQNDKALSELKSLGDQYKNTAYAEKIVQAAKPIFTKNGDVAGYESFAKNIGVNVDASEIDEINLSTGKQYFTKKDYKNAISYYEKYLTQNPTGEGLYQAKYELGESYYQTNNTTKALLVLQEVADVQNDYQDDAQTRLAQIYVAQGNSADAKKYLENLKNSSDVNIKNYANVELMKMYADEKNFSQAEKLADAVISNNKNSAAVIETAKVIKARSLMNSGKDKDAQTAYTSLEKSSNTEVAAEALYAKAFYQNKGKAFKSSNETIFKLANNYSSEEYWGAKALVLMAKNYVGLKDNYQASYTCDQIISNYKDFPEIVAEAKEVKKQIKK comes from the coding sequence ATGAAATCAAAAAAAATACTTTTAGCGGCTGCTGTATTTTATTTCGGAATTTCCGAAGGACAGCAGTCTCAATACTTTACCCAGCAAGATAATTACAGGTTCAGTTTAGCCGAAAATCTTTATCAGACCAAAATATACAATGCTTCTCAGTACGAATATGCGAGACAATATTTTTATAATCAAAATTTGTCGAGGTCGAAAAAAGAGGCTGCACAGTTCTTTGATAATGTAATTGGCGTTATTCTTCAGAAAAATCATGCTGAAGAAGGATTAACCGCCTTTATGAAAGAATATCCGAACTCTGCCTATTTTGCTCAGGCAAATCTTCCTTTGGCGGATTATTATCTGGCTAAAAAAGATTTTCCGAAGGCATTGGAAACGTTGAAAAAGGTTAACCAATATCAACTTTCAAAAGAGGAAAACACGCAGTATATTCTGAAATTAGGTTATGCTAAATTCATGATGGGCGATTCTAAAGGGGCAACTGATGCCTTGGAAGAAGCCTATAAAACTGCTGATGATTCTCAAAAAGGCGACATTGCTTATATGTTGGGACATTTGTATTATTCGAACAGACAGAATGATAAAGCTTTCCAATACTTTGATTCTGTGAAAGATCAGCCAAAATATTCGAAACTGGTTCGTCCTTATTATGTACAGATGTATTATAACGACAAGGATTACGATAAAGCCATTTCAGAAGGAAATCTTTTATTAAATGAAGATATTTCTGCTGCTTATAAAGCTGAGGTTCATAAGATCATTGGTGAAAGCTATTTCATGAAAAATGATTATACTTCTGCTTATCCTCACTTAAAAGATTACTTGAGTGTTCAGCAAAATCCGTCTGAAAATGACCTTTATGAAATGGGATTTGTTGCAGCTCAGCTTAAAAAATATGATGAAGCGGTTTCTTATTATAACCAATTGTTAAACAGTAATTCAGCTTTAGCTCAAAATGCTTACTATCAGCTTGGAAATGCCTATTTGGCGGTTGATAAAAAACAGGAAGCACTTTCGGCTTTCCGTTCGTCTTATCAGATGAATTATGATCCGAAGGTTAAAAAACTGGCTCACGAACAATATGCAAAGTTAAGCTACGATATTGGAAATCCGTTTGAAAGTCCGTCTGCGGTTATTCAAAGTTATATCAATGAGAACCAAAATGCGGCGAATGCTTCTGAAATGAGATCACTTTTGGTGAAATCATATTTATATTCAGGGAATTTTAAAGAAACGCTGAATGCGATTGACAAACTTCAAAGTTCGTCTCCTGATATTGATAAGGTGGATCAGGAAGTTTCTTATTTATTGGGAACGGAAGAATTCAACAAAGGAAATTATGATGAAGCTGAGAAATATTTCTTAAGAAGTTTAGGCTTTAATATTAATAAAGAATTCAATAACAGAGCTTTATATTGGTTGGGGCAGGTTTATTATCAGAAAGGAAATTATCCGTCTGCAATCGTTCGTTATGAAAAATTGCTTACCGAAACTTTCCCTGAAAAACAGCAATTGCCTTATGATTTGGGATATGCTTATTTTAAATCTAAGAAATTTGATCAGGCAGCAACTTATTTTAAGCAGTATTTAACCAATCCAAAACCTGAGTTTAAAAATGATGCAGAACTTCGTTTAGCAGATATTTATTACGCAAATAATGATCTGAATGAAGCGATCGCGATCTACGATAAAAATGAAGATGCAACTGATTATACTTTATTCCAAAAAGCGATGGCTTTAGGATTTAAAGGAGATACTCAGGCAAAAATCACCAACTTAAAAAATCTTTTATCTAAGTATCCGGGCTCTGAATATTACGACGATGCTCAGTATGAAATGGGAACTGCTTATGCAGCTCAGGATGATTTTGCCAATTCAAATGATTTCTTCGGAAAAGTGATTAAAACTTCTTCGGATAAAGATTTAATAGCCAACGCTTCGATTTACAGAGCGCAGAATTATATCGATCAAAATCAAAATGATAAAGCTTTATCTGAGTTAAAATCTCTTGGCGATCAGTATAAAAATACAGCGTACGCAGAAAAAATCGTTCAGGCTGCAAAACCTATTTTCACGAAAAACGGTGATGTTGCAGGATATGAAAGTTTCGCTAAAAATATTGGAGTAAATGTTGATGCTTCGGAAATTGATGAAATTAACCTATCAACAGGAAAACAATATTTCACCAAGAAAGATTATAAAAATGCAATTTCTTATTACGAGAAATATTTAACGCAAAATCCGACAGGAGAGGGGCTTTATCAGGCTAAATATGAGCTTGGAGAAAGTTATTATCAAACCAACAATACGACAAAAGCACTTTTAGTTTTACAGGAAGTTGCGGATGTTCAGAATGATTATCAGGATGATGCGCAGACTCGTTTAGCTCAAATTTATGTTGCGCAAGGAAATAGCGCTGATGCTAAAAAATATTTGGAGAACCTTAAAAACTCATCAGATGTCAACATTAAAAACTACGCGAATGTAGAATTGATGAAGATGTATGCAGACGAAAAGAATTTCTCTCAAGCTGAAAAGTTAGCTGATGCTGTTATTTCAAACAATAAAAATTCGGCTGCTGTAATTGAAACTGCGAAGGTGATCAAGGCTAGAAGTTTGATGAATTCAGGGAAAGATAAAGATGCTCAGACAGCTTATACTTCTCTTGAAAAGTCTTCAAATACAGAAGTTGCGGCGGAAGCTCTTTACGCAAAAGCATTCTATCAAAACAAAGGGAAAGCTTTCAAATCTTCAAACGAAACGATCTTTAAATTGGCCAACAATTACTCTTCTGAAGAATATTGGGGTGCAAAAGCGCTGGTGTTGATGGCGAAGAATTATGTAGGCTTAAAAGACAATTATCAGGCGAGTTATACTTGTGATCAGATCATTTCTAATTACAAAGATTTCCCTGAGATCGTGGCTGAAGCAAAAGAGGTTAAAAAACAGATTAAAAAGTAA
- a CDS encoding TonB-dependent receptor, which produces MMKYILPIIFLGMSSVAFSQIKEEKLILNKKREPEVKKIEKKKTSVETIKNYPPEEKSQNPVKYTITDVPAVSDFKTSTIQGQDVTPKFEGTAQNNYLQFGMGNYGKILGDMNISKTLENKLEVGLDAHFLSTLGLKKEYAWDSKQSAATVGAFLNSYGEKGKFNLNAEYGLNNNNYYGIYALDPGDVDLDQRVNQFKVNGYYDFYSNEILNDVRVKSSFLKDHFDAKENQVSILANLSKHGVEVGGSGITLNADLGVGLEAVKSEFAIRDKNSSNFFNTSLTPKVTFRKGESYLMLGSSFSFLNAKNNNDLLAEQMKNSKTYWFPQAEFQFAAAKEFKFYGGVDGGLKLNTYSDLLQQNPFIVSDQYLKPTETKYHFYVGLRGDIDETLKYDVSAGYGKMRDIMFFKANSIFDNIYTLNRSAYNYANTFSAVYDDGNVSDIKGSLQYFPLENLIVDAEVKFTKFDLKNYDNIYNVPLLNASIGAKYTMLDKKLLLGFKGIFASDRTTNSFAIEGVGSPMMYQSTENTDDKVGGYADLNLSAEYKIHKNFSIFAIGNNLFNSNYQTYKGYKVLGAQILGGVKITF; this is translated from the coding sequence ATGATGAAATATATTCTTCCAATCATATTTCTAGGGATGTCGTCGGTTGCGTTTTCCCAGATCAAAGAAGAAAAACTGATTCTTAATAAAAAAAGAGAACCGGAAGTAAAAAAGATCGAAAAAAAGAAAACTTCTGTGGAAACAATTAAAAATTATCCACCGGAAGAGAAATCTCAGAATCCTGTAAAATATACAATTACAGACGTTCCTGCGGTTTCTGATTTCAAAACTTCAACCATTCAGGGACAGGACGTTACTCCAAAGTTTGAGGGGACAGCTCAAAATAATTATCTCCAATTCGGAATGGGTAATTATGGTAAAATTTTGGGTGATATGAATATCTCAAAAACCCTTGAAAATAAGCTAGAAGTTGGCTTGGATGCTCATTTTCTTTCTACTTTAGGGTTAAAAAAAGAATATGCCTGGGATTCTAAGCAAAGTGCAGCAACAGTTGGTGCTTTCTTGAATTCTTACGGAGAAAAAGGGAAGTTCAACTTAAATGCTGAATATGGCTTAAATAACAACAATTACTACGGGATTTATGCATTAGATCCGGGTGATGTAGATTTGGATCAAAGAGTTAATCAGTTTAAAGTAAACGGTTATTATGACTTTTATTCAAACGAAATTTTAAATGATGTAAGAGTAAAATCTTCGTTCTTAAAAGATCATTTTGATGCAAAGGAAAATCAGGTTTCTATCTTGGCGAATTTGTCTAAACATGGCGTTGAGGTCGGAGGTTCCGGAATTACGTTGAATGCAGACTTAGGAGTTGGTTTGGAAGCTGTGAAGTCGGAATTTGCGATCAGAGATAAAAACTCTTCTAACTTTTTTAATACAAGCTTAACTCCAAAAGTAACTTTCAGAAAAGGAGAGTCATATTTGATGTTAGGTTCATCTTTTTCATTTTTAAATGCTAAAAACAATAACGATTTGTTAGCAGAGCAAATGAAAAACAGTAAAACATATTGGTTCCCACAAGCTGAATTCCAGTTTGCGGCAGCGAAAGAATTTAAGTTTTATGGTGGAGTAGATGGAGGATTGAAATTAAACACTTATTCAGATCTTTTACAGCAAAATCCTTTCATCGTTTCTGATCAGTATTTAAAACCAACTGAAACCAAATATCATTTTTATGTTGGTTTAAGAGGTGATATTGATGAAACTCTTAAATATGACGTCTCTGCAGGTTATGGAAAAATGAGAGATATTATGTTCTTTAAAGCGAATAGTATTTTTGATAATATTTACACGCTTAACCGCTCTGCTTATAACTATGCAAACACGTTCTCCGCAGTTTATGATGACGGAAATGTAAGTGATATTAAAGGAAGTTTACAGTATTTCCCATTAGAAAACCTAATTGTAGATGCAGAAGTGAAGTTTACGAAGTTTGATCTAAAGAATTACGACAATATTTACAACGTTCCATTGCTTAATGCAAGTATTGGAGCTAAATATACCATGCTAGATAAAAAATTATTGCTAGGTTTCAAAGGGATTTTTGCAAGCGACAGAACAACGAATTCTTTTGCTATTGAGGGAGTTGGAAGTCCGATGATGTATCAGTCAACAGAGAATACCGACGATAAAGTTGGTGGTTATGCAGATTTAAATCTTTCCGCAGAGTACAAAATTCATAAAAATTTCAGTATTTTCGCGATTGGAAACAATCTTTTCAACTCAAATTACCAGACGTACAAAGGATATAAAGTTCTTGGTGCACAGATTTTGGGAGGTGTGAAGATTACGTTTTAG
- a CDS encoding recombinase family protein, with the protein MQIADLYIRVSTDEQADKGYSQRDQHERLERYCIQNQITIGQVIFEDHSDD; encoded by the coding sequence ATGCAAATAGCAGATTTATACATTAGAGTTTCTACAGACGAACAAGCTGACAAAGGTTACTCTCAGCGCGATCAGCATGAGAGATTGGAGAGATATTGCATTCAAAATCAAATAACTATTGGACAAGTAATCTTTGAAGATCATTCAGATGATTAA
- a CDS encoding LemA family protein, which translates to MITVGIIVAILAITIIWAISVYNGLVNKKVNVQEGWSSIDVFLKKRNDLIPNLVETVKGYASHESSVLQNVVEARNLSGKAQSAKEQGVAESTMQNAMMNLFAVVENYPDLKANSNFISLQQDLNALEDDIEMARRYYNGTVKENNIAIDVFPSNVIANTFKFEKAEFFEIQNASEREVTKVNF; encoded by the coding sequence ATGATTACAGTCGGAATTATCGTTGCCATTTTGGCTATTACTATCATTTGGGCGATCTCGGTTTACAACGGATTGGTAAATAAAAAGGTCAACGTGCAGGAAGGGTGGAGCTCGATAGACGTATTTCTGAAAAAGCGAAATGACTTGATTCCCAATCTTGTAGAAACAGTAAAAGGCTATGCATCACACGAATCGTCGGTTTTGCAAAATGTAGTAGAAGCCAGAAATCTTTCCGGCAAAGCGCAGTCTGCAAAAGAACAGGGGGTAGCGGAATCTACTATGCAAAATGCAATGATGAACCTATTTGCGGTGGTAGAAAACTATCCTGACCTGAAAGCCAACAGTAATTTCATCTCTCTCCAACAGGATTTGAACGCCTTAGAGGATGATATCGAGATGGCGAGAAGATACTACAACGGCACGGTAAAGGAGAATAATATTGCCATTGATGTTTTCCCTTCCAACGTGATTGCCAATACTTTCAAATTTGAGAAAGCGGAATTTTTTGAAATTCAAAATGCGAGTGAGCGCGAGGTGACGAAAGTTAATTTCTAA